One Deinococcus radiopugnans ATCC 19172 DNA segment encodes these proteins:
- the rnr gene encoding ribonuclease R produces MPKVKKQDAAQETQPGAGSEKPVKKTGQRPRKAAPMAADAAPETVEQPTAPTRKTTSRRPRAQPKVAAEPVAAESTPVEPSNAESVPAPQPPAEQAPQKPAARRGRKSAAAPAEEAVPEEAVHEGVAEAPALSAAPVAEAAPPKKARQPRKAAVSPAAETEVQPEAAVAEAPKRRGRKAAVKVEATEEAAVPQPAQAAPPVVDTPVVEAGTDAAPDAEAPRPARRGRKPRKAEAAPAETASAVTAPAETAPPESVPSKSVPAATAQADAPLILEVPKKTRGRRKALPEPSLPDVLSGVEAVAVAPEAAETVQVVAAPEAVPAVDSVLAVQEASGTQPKPKPRGRGGRSKRAQSQEPAAPPVSAPPAPGQAAPAEGQPEAAAEDGAEEEGGAGHEPQDAQPISPERDLVINQLRKLGRPVHVRDLERTFTRQAINRIGGWRELEALLDVLTEEGQVVRTRKKTYGLPEAMSLVRGRFQASAAGFGFVVPDSGGEDFYIPAEQTMEAWNGDIVLVRMEGRGDSGRGGGPRRGQKGDGSPRASVVRFVQRAYKQLVGTLEYSHGHPILRPDDHRARHRILVLPDNIEGLAAGARVVTELFWPEHTGEDEVYGQVTRVLGAEDDPATETEAVIVKFGLRGDFPEPVLEQANAIATGIPAEALRGRLDLRDYNIFTVDGRDAKDFDDAIHIQPTPEGNFVVGVHIADVSHYVQEGTPLDEEAYARATSVYLPGRVLPMLPEHLSNGVCSLVPDQDRLTLTALIELSAEGEILDVKIAPSVINSKARLTYDEVQAYSEATATLPEAARNLEGDLHLLLKITTKLRQKRLREGSLDFKLREVKVDVGKDGRMELIPIREETARGMIEDLMLLANKVVAHFLIQREIPALFRIHEEPTLQRFQDVTAAIGRLGFAFPGGEPTPQAYQAVLKEVRGTGRESVVNTLLLRSMQQAKYAGENLGHFGLAFDEYLHFTSPIRRYPDLLVHRVIKGILSGELKAGNREVAQLQGRLPGMGDHTSERERTASEAERDLTKYYQAKWAQEHLGESFPGNVSGVVASGLYVMLDNGVEGKLHISNLDDDYYVYLEDAQMLRGRSRGKSYRLGDSVNVTISTVKPLARQTDFTMADPTDPDYKPGHFNEENDMDSPVKPRARRREDREQEKREKLQNVPVSEPRKFTLDDPAPAASSSAEASPRQGGRGRGAQAAGRGQSGGPPRTFGGVRMDGNGGGEGGNAGAGNGGGGHGGPAPRRGARRVVTLERPRNEHLRPVNITVQRMYFGDWTLENMPPEDGEGGGGRRDFNRGGRGVQERGGNNRGSAARGERGHTRGGNDRGAVGRPNGRPQGQRPAAAQQSQGQPAAAQSAQAGASAAQSDDAKRRRRRRGRRGTGNGTE; encoded by the coding sequence ATGCCTAAAGTGAAAAAGCAGGACGCGGCGCAGGAGACACAGCCCGGCGCCGGATCCGAAAAGCCAGTGAAGAAGACAGGCCAGCGGCCCCGGAAAGCCGCGCCCATGGCGGCAGATGCCGCGCCGGAGACCGTGGAGCAACCCACGGCCCCCACCAGGAAGACCACGTCCCGCAGGCCCAGGGCGCAGCCGAAAGTGGCCGCTGAGCCGGTGGCCGCCGAATCCACCCCCGTCGAACCCAGCAATGCCGAATCCGTCCCGGCTCCTCAGCCCCCGGCGGAACAGGCCCCGCAGAAGCCGGCCGCACGCCGGGGCCGCAAGTCCGCAGCCGCGCCTGCCGAGGAAGCTGTACCTGAAGAAGCTGTACATGAGGGGGTGGCCGAGGCACCTGCCCTCAGCGCAGCGCCCGTTGCGGAGGCCGCGCCGCCTAAAAAGGCCCGGCAACCGCGCAAGGCCGCGGTCAGTCCGGCGGCCGAGACCGAAGTCCAGCCTGAGGCCGCCGTTGCTGAAGCGCCCAAACGGCGGGGGCGCAAAGCCGCCGTGAAGGTGGAGGCCACGGAGGAGGCCGCCGTGCCTCAGCCGGCCCAGGCCGCGCCGCCGGTGGTGGACACCCCGGTCGTGGAGGCCGGGACGGACGCCGCTCCCGACGCGGAAGCGCCCAGGCCCGCCCGCCGGGGCCGCAAGCCCAGGAAGGCGGAAGCCGCGCCCGCCGAGACGGCGTCAGCCGTCACCGCGCCGGCTGAAACTGCGCCGCCCGAAAGTGTGCCCTCCAAAAGCGTGCCGGCCGCCACAGCCCAGGCCGACGCGCCGCTGATTCTCGAAGTCCCCAAGAAGACGCGGGGCCGCAGGAAGGCCCTGCCGGAACCGTCCCTGCCCGACGTGCTGAGCGGCGTGGAAGCGGTGGCGGTGGCGCCGGAAGCCGCCGAGACCGTGCAGGTGGTGGCTGCCCCCGAGGCCGTTCCGGCGGTGGACTCGGTGCTGGCCGTGCAGGAGGCGTCCGGCACGCAGCCGAAGCCAAAGCCGCGCGGACGCGGCGGCCGGAGCAAACGCGCCCAGAGTCAGGAGCCTGCGGCCCCGCCCGTTTCGGCCCCGCCGGCTCCAGGCCAGGCGGCCCCCGCTGAGGGACAGCCGGAAGCGGCGGCCGAGGACGGGGCGGAAGAAGAAGGCGGGGCCGGGCACGAGCCGCAGGACGCCCAGCCCATCAGCCCGGAGCGCGATCTGGTGATCAACCAGCTGCGCAAGCTGGGGCGCCCGGTGCATGTGCGCGACTTGGAACGCACCTTCACGCGGCAGGCCATCAACCGCATCGGCGGCTGGCGCGAGCTGGAAGCCCTGCTGGATGTGTTGACCGAAGAAGGTCAGGTTGTCCGCACCCGCAAGAAGACCTACGGCCTGCCCGAGGCGATGAGTCTGGTGCGCGGGCGCTTCCAGGCGTCAGCGGCGGGCTTCGGCTTCGTGGTGCCCGACAGCGGCGGCGAGGATTTCTACATTCCCGCCGAGCAGACCATGGAGGCCTGGAACGGCGACATCGTGCTGGTGCGCATGGAAGGCCGCGGTGACAGTGGGCGCGGCGGCGGCCCCCGGCGCGGCCAGAAGGGGGACGGCAGCCCGCGCGCCAGCGTGGTCCGCTTTGTCCAGCGCGCCTACAAACAGCTGGTCGGCACGCTGGAATACAGCCACGGCCACCCGATCCTGCGCCCCGACGATCACCGCGCGCGCCACCGCATCCTGGTTCTCCCCGATAACATCGAGGGGCTGGCAGCCGGGGCGCGGGTGGTCACTGAACTGTTCTGGCCCGAGCACACCGGCGAGGACGAGGTCTACGGCCAGGTCACCCGCGTGCTGGGCGCCGAGGACGATCCTGCCACCGAGACCGAGGCCGTGATCGTCAAGTTCGGGCTGCGCGGCGACTTCCCTGAACCCGTGCTGGAACAGGCCAACGCGATTGCCACCGGGATTCCCGCCGAGGCGTTGCGGGGCCGCCTCGACCTGCGCGACTACAACATCTTCACGGTGGACGGGCGCGACGCCAAGGATTTCGACGACGCCATCCACATCCAGCCCACGCCGGAAGGCAACTTCGTGGTGGGCGTTCATATCGCGGACGTCAGCCACTACGTGCAGGAGGGCACCCCGCTGGACGAGGAAGCCTACGCCCGCGCCACCAGCGTGTACCTGCCGGGCCGCGTGCTGCCCATGCTGCCCGAGCACCTCAGCAACGGCGTGTGCAGCCTGGTGCCGGATCAGGATCGCCTGACCCTGACCGCCCTGATCGAGCTGTCGGCCGAGGGCGAGATTCTGGACGTCAAGATCGCGCCCAGCGTCATCAACTCCAAGGCGCGGCTGACCTACGACGAGGTGCAGGCCTACAGCGAGGCCACCGCGACGCTGCCCGAGGCCGCCCGCAACCTGGAAGGCGACCTGCACCTGCTGCTCAAGATCACCACCAAGCTGCGCCAGAAGCGGCTGCGCGAGGGCAGCCTGGACTTCAAGCTGCGCGAGGTCAAGGTGGACGTGGGTAAGGACGGCCGCATGGAGCTGATCCCGATCCGCGAGGAAACCGCGCGCGGCATGATCGAGGACCTGATGCTGCTGGCGAACAAGGTGGTGGCCCACTTCCTGATCCAGCGCGAGATTCCGGCGCTGTTCCGCATCCACGAGGAACCCACGCTGCAACGCTTTCAGGACGTGACGGCGGCCATCGGGCGGCTGGGTTTCGCCTTCCCCGGCGGCGAACCCACACCGCAGGCGTATCAGGCGGTCCTGAAGGAAGTGCGCGGCACGGGCCGCGAGAGCGTGGTCAACACGCTGCTGCTGCGCTCCATGCAGCAGGCCAAGTACGCGGGCGAGAACCTGGGCCACTTCGGGCTGGCCTTCGACGAGTACCTGCACTTCACCTCGCCGATCCGCCGCTACCCGGACCTGCTGGTTCACCGCGTCATCAAGGGCATCCTAAGCGGGGAGCTGAAGGCCGGCAACCGCGAGGTGGCGCAGCTTCAGGGCCGCCTGCCGGGCATGGGCGACCACACCAGCGAGCGCGAGCGCACGGCGTCCGAGGCCGAGCGGGACCTGACCAAGTACTACCAGGCCAAGTGGGCGCAGGAACACCTGGGCGAGTCCTTCCCCGGCAACGTGTCGGGCGTGGTCGCCAGCGGGCTGTACGTGATGCTCGACAACGGCGTGGAAGGCAAGCTGCACATCAGCAACCTGGACGACGACTACTACGTGTATCTGGAAGACGCGCAGATGCTGCGGGGCCGCAGCCGGGGCAAGAGTTACCGCCTGGGCGACAGCGTCAACGTCACCATCAGCACCGTCAAACCGCTGGCCCGCCAGACCGATTTCACGATGGCCGACCCCACCGATCCGGACTACAAACCCGGCCACTTCAACGAGGAGAACGACATGGATTCACCCGTCAAACCGCGCGCCCGCCGCCGTGAGGACCGCGAGCAGGAAAAGCGCGAGAAATTGCAGAACGTTCCCGTGAGCGAGCCGCGCAAGTTCACGCTGGATGATCCGGCCCCCGCCGCGTCGTCGTCTGCCGAGGCCTCCCCCCGCCAGGGTGGACGCGGGCGAGGCGCACAGGCCGCGGGCCGGGGCCAGAGCGGCGGCCCGCCCCGCACCTTCGGCGGCGTCCGCATGGACGGCAATGGGGGCGGTGAGGGTGGCAATGCAGGGGCCGGAAACGGCGGCGGGGGCCACGGCGGCCCGGCCCCCCGGCGCGGCGCTCGGCGCGTGGTCACGCTGGAGCGTCCCCGCAACGAGCACCTGCGCCCGGTGAACATCACCGTGCAGCGCATGTACTTCGGCGACTGGACGCTGGAGAACATGCCGCCGGAAGACGGCGAGGGCGGCGGGGGCCGCCGTGACTTCAACCGGGGCGGACGCGGCGTGCAGGAGCGCGGCGGCAACAACCGGGGCAGCGCCGCGCGTGGGGAGCGCGGGCACACCCGCGGCGGCAATGACCGCGGCGCGGTAGGCCGCCCGAATGGCCGTCCTCAGGGCCAGCGGCCGGCTGCGGCGCAGCAGTCCCAGGGCCAGCCTGCCGCCGCGCAGTCGGCCCAGGCCGGTGCCAGCGCGGCCCAGAGCGACGATGCCAAGCGCCGCCGCCGCCGCCGGGGCCGCCGGGGCACCGGCAACGGCACCGAGTAA
- a CDS encoding RelA/SpoT family protein, translating into MQELRALVLDRPASEVQGIERAYVFARDAHAGVNRKSGEPYITHPVAVAVILARLGMDSDSVMAGLLHATVEDVESVTFEQIEALFGRDVRRIVEGETKVSKLSKQGSQSATVSDAGRDLQAENLRQMLIAMTDDIRIIVVKLADRLHNMRTLGSMRPDKQVRIARETMDIFAPLAHRLGIGQIKWELEDLSFRYLHPDEYAYLQSRLQSRQDERDVLIGEAVTQLDEALREDLELPEWVLDIDISGRSKHLWSIHCKMQREGKGLEQIFDLLAIRVIVTPRDLIVPEGTDEKRREKAEATREKRICYHTVSIVHSMWTPLPGRFKDYIAVPKPNGYQSLHTTVISQSGQPIEVQIRSRRMHEVAEYGVAAHWMYKQGSQLAQKDRENWIAQLRELQDEINDASDYMDAVKSDILGQRVRVFTPRGLAVSLPSGSTPIDFAYHIHTRIGETTVGARVNGSIVPLAHKLGNGDMVEIVTSKNGHPSKDWLNFAVTRSARAKIRHHFRQLEREDARQRGHDMLERHLRKRQLPVRQLMRTKLLEDAAQKLLSTRNPDDLYFAISAGKLTPSAVGRVLSPSLASEQGQPRPPSKRAPVPRPPETGGVYVEGFTTTTKLSNCCSPIRGDQIMGYLTRGRGVSIHRIDCPNMIRLLKDEPERCVAASWDAGKPGLTLVDLDVMAADRHGLLADVLGVLSAEKRSPLKVEANVDLDDVAHILLRLGVRGNADLEHVRAAIGRVEGVTAIVRLGRGGVRGRKDSGASA; encoded by the coding sequence ATGCAGGAGCTGCGGGCGCTGGTCCTGGACCGCCCGGCCTCCGAGGTGCAGGGCATCGAACGCGCCTACGTGTTCGCGCGCGACGCGCACGCCGGGGTCAACCGCAAGAGCGGCGAGCCGTACATCACCCATCCGGTGGCGGTGGCCGTGATCCTGGCGCGGCTGGGCATGGACAGTGACAGCGTGATGGCCGGGCTGCTGCACGCCACGGTGGAAGACGTGGAGAGCGTGACTTTCGAGCAGATCGAGGCGCTGTTCGGACGCGACGTGCGGCGGATCGTGGAGGGCGAGACCAAGGTCAGCAAGCTGAGCAAGCAGGGCTCGCAGTCGGCCACTGTCAGCGACGCCGGGCGCGACCTGCAGGCCGAGAACCTGCGCCAGATGCTGATCGCCATGACCGACGACATCCGCATCATCGTGGTCAAGCTGGCGGACCGGCTGCACAACATGCGGACCCTGGGGAGCATGCGCCCCGACAAGCAGGTCCGGATTGCCCGCGAGACCATGGACATCTTCGCCCCGCTGGCGCACCGCCTCGGCATCGGGCAGATCAAGTGGGAGCTTGAAGACCTGAGCTTCCGCTACCTGCACCCCGACGAGTACGCCTACCTGCAAAGCCGCCTGCAAAGCCGCCAGGACGAGCGTGACGTGCTGATCGGCGAGGCCGTGACGCAGCTCGACGAGGCGCTGCGCGAGGACCTCGAACTGCCCGAGTGGGTCTTGGACATCGACATCTCCGGGCGCAGCAAGCACCTGTGGAGCATCCACTGCAAGATGCAGCGCGAGGGCAAGGGCCTGGAGCAGATCTTCGACCTGCTGGCGATCCGCGTGATCGTGACTCCGCGTGACCTGATCGTGCCGGAAGGCACCGACGAGAAGCGGCGCGAGAAGGCCGAGGCCACCCGCGAAAAACGCATCTGCTACCACACCGTGTCCATCGTGCACAGCATGTGGACGCCGCTGCCGGGGCGCTTCAAGGACTACATCGCGGTGCCCAAGCCCAACGGCTACCAGTCGCTGCACACCACCGTGATCAGCCAGAGCGGGCAGCCCATCGAGGTGCAGATCCGCTCGCGGCGCATGCACGAGGTGGCCGAGTACGGCGTGGCGGCCCACTGGATGTACAAGCAGGGCTCGCAGCTGGCCCAGAAGGACCGCGAGAACTGGATCGCCCAGCTGCGCGAATTGCAGGACGAGATCAACGACGCCAGCGACTACATGGACGCCGTGAAGTCCGACATCCTGGGCCAGCGAGTACGGGTCTTCACGCCGCGCGGGCTGGCGGTCAGCCTGCCGTCGGGCAGCACGCCCATCGACTTTGCCTACCACATCCACACCCGCATCGGCGAGACCACCGTGGGCGCGCGGGTCAACGGCAGCATCGTGCCGCTGGCGCACAAGCTGGGCAACGGCGACATGGTGGAGATCGTGACCAGCAAGAACGGCCACCCCAGCAAGGACTGGCTGAATTTTGCGGTGACCCGCAGCGCCCGCGCCAAGATCCGGCACCACTTCCGGCAGCTGGAGCGCGAGGACGCCCGGCAGCGCGGCCACGACATGCTCGAACGCCACCTGCGCAAACGCCAGCTGCCGGTGCGCCAGCTGATGCGGACCAAGCTGCTGGAAGACGCCGCCCAGAAGCTGCTGAGCACCCGCAACCCCGACGACCTGTACTTCGCGATCAGCGCGGGCAAGCTGACGCCCTCGGCGGTGGGCCGGGTGCTGTCGCCCAGCCTGGCCAGCGAGCAGGGCCAACCCCGCCCACCGTCCAAACGTGCCCCCGTGCCGCGCCCGCCCGAGACCGGCGGCGTGTACGTGGAGGGCTTTACCACCACCACCAAGCTCAGCAACTGCTGCTCTCCCATCCGGGGCGATCAGATCATGGGTTACCTGACGCGCGGGCGGGGCGTGAGCATCCACCGCATCGACTGCCCCAACATGATCCGGCTGCTCAAGGACGAGCCCGAGCGCTGCGTGGCCGCGAGCTGGGACGCGGGCAAGCCGGGCCTGACCCTGGTGGACCTGGACGTGATGGCCGCCGACCGTCACGGCCTGCTGGCCGACGTGCTGGGCGTCCTGAGCGCCGAGAAGCGCAGCCCGCTGAAGGTGGAGGCCAACGTGGATCTGGACGACGTGGCCCACATCCTGCTGCGGCTGGGCGTACGCGGCAACGCGGACCTGGAACACGTGCGCGCCGCCATTGGCCGGGTGGAGGGCGTGACGGCCATCGTGCGGCTGGGCCGGGGCGGCGTCCGCGGACGCAAGGACAGCGGGGCCAGCGCGTGA
- a CDS encoding PH domain-containing protein, producing MSGPARHLNVPVAAAGAAPLFRAVAWGVPLFLIAVTFVPDEDHTPLSQGTVLTLALVILAWFQLAPRRLAYTLTSDAVVIQRIIGQTRILYAGLSARRTSGVLGIRTFGTGLPGYLTGHFTLSRDERGVGRVLAAAARGRDGVLLHSDNTDYFLTPADPAAFLAELARRGAQVTP from the coding sequence GTGAGCGGGCCAGCGCGGCACCTCAACGTCCCCGTGGCGGCGGCCGGCGCCGCTCCCCTGTTCCGCGCCGTGGCCTGGGGCGTTCCGCTCTTTCTGATTGCGGTGACGTTCGTGCCCGATGAGGACCACACCCCGCTGTCGCAGGGCACCGTCCTCACCCTGGCGCTGGTGATCCTCGCGTGGTTCCAGCTCGCGCCGCGCCGCCTGGCCTACACCCTGACGTCCGACGCCGTGGTGATCCAGCGGATCATCGGTCAGACCCGGATTCTCTACGCAGGCCTGAGCGCCCGCCGCACCTCCGGCGTGCTGGGCATCCGCACCTTCGGGACCGGGCTGCCGGGCTACCTGACCGGGCATTTCACGCTGTCGCGGGATGAACGGGGGGTGGGGCGGGTGCTGGCCGCCGCCGCCAGAGGACGTGATGGTGTGCTGCTGCATTCCGACAATACCGACTACTTTCTGACGCCTGCCGATCCCGCCGCCTTCCTCGCCGAACTGGCGCGGCGCGGCGCACAGGTGACCCCATGA
- a CDS encoding sensor histidine kinase: MMVRMRSERIQGGQREGVLADLLDPHTYRAALYILLALPMGVFTAGLITGGVVGGLLTLALLIGAAFLLGALWLVGGLGDVQRALAGVLGVSFAPPPLRPAPRGTLAWLRGTLADPLTYRTLLFHVVQLPLAVVCWVVLGGLLAATLLGLLSPLWALDPAQFPVVWGELTLLPGPLATAGLITVGLGGLLVLAGVLNLMGRMWTRLAVALLSRDPGYEAARREVVALRRAAGRVALGDDLDATLADLTAQARAASTALAVALVAPDGTLRAVSGPLGPGLTGLLDRLPSQGEADVRLLQNGGALATLPVTLPVSAGALEGGPLPGGTLRALYPAGVRPGADELAFLLSIADHAGTAQHAAQLIERAGARAGEQERARLARELHDSVAQALYGISLGAKTARATLEKDVDRTRASLDYTIRLAEGGVSEMKALLFSLRPDALEEGGLVAALAQHAHALEARHGLTVHARLDFEPPLTPDAQAAAYRVAQEALHNVVKHARAHNVWLEVAQDGPAVTVRIRDDGRGFDPSAAGRGTLGQRSMRERAAGAGGTLQVSSVAGQGTDVTLRLPAASAAAVHAAEVRA; this comes from the coding sequence ATGATGGTGCGGATGAGGTCAGAGCGGATTCAGGGGGGGCAGCGCGAGGGCGTGCTGGCCGATCTGCTGGACCCCCACACCTACCGCGCGGCGCTGTACATCCTGCTGGCGCTGCCGATGGGCGTGTTCACGGCGGGCCTGATCACGGGCGGCGTGGTGGGCGGGCTGCTGACGCTGGCGCTGCTGATCGGCGCGGCCTTCTTGCTGGGGGCGTTGTGGCTGGTGGGCGGCCTGGGCGACGTGCAGCGGGCGCTGGCCGGGGTGCTGGGCGTGAGCTTCGCGCCGCCGCCCTTGCGCCCCGCCCCGCGCGGCACGCTGGCATGGCTGCGCGGCACGCTGGCGGACCCGCTGACGTACCGCACGCTGCTGTTCCACGTGGTGCAGCTGCCGCTGGCGGTGGTGTGCTGGGTCGTGCTGGGCGGGCTGCTGGCGGCCACGCTGCTGGGGCTGCTCTCACCGCTGTGGGCGCTGGACCCCGCCCAGTTTCCGGTGGTCTGGGGCGAGCTGACCCTGCTGCCCGGCCCGCTGGCCACCGCCGGACTGATCACCGTGGGGCTGGGCGGCCTGCTGGTGCTGGCGGGCGTGCTGAACCTGATGGGCCGCATGTGGACCCGGCTGGCCGTGGCCCTGCTGTCGCGCGACCCCGGCTACGAGGCCGCCCGCCGCGAGGTGGTGGCCCTGCGCCGCGCGGCCGGGCGGGTGGCCCTGGGGGACGATCTGGACGCCACCCTGGCGGACCTGACCGCCCAGGCACGGGCGGCCAGCACGGCGCTGGCGGTGGCGCTGGTGGCGCCGGACGGCACGCTGCGCGCGGTCAGCGGCCCGCTGGGGCCGGGGCTGACTGGCCTCCTGGACCGCCTGCCGTCGCAGGGCGAGGCGGACGTGCGCCTGCTGCAGAACGGCGGCGCACTGGCGACCCTGCCCGTCACGCTCCCTGTCTCGGCGGGGGCGCTGGAGGGCGGCCCGTTGCCCGGCGGCACCCTGCGGGCGCTGTACCCGGCGGGCGTGCGGCCCGGCGCCGACGAGCTGGCCTTTCTCCTGAGCATCGCCGATCACGCCGGGACCGCCCAGCACGCCGCGCAGCTGATCGAGCGGGCCGGAGCGCGGGCCGGAGAACAGGAACGCGCCCGACTGGCCCGCGAGCTGCACGACAGCGTGGCGCAGGCGCTGTACGGCATTTCATTGGGCGCCAAAACGGCCCGCGCCACCCTGGAAAAGGACGTGGACCGTACCCGCGCCAGCCTGGACTACACCATCCGGCTGGCCGAGGGCGGCGTTTCGGAGATGAAGGCGCTGCTGTTCAGCCTGCGCCCCGACGCGCTGGAGGAGGGTGGGCTGGTGGCGGCCCTGGCGCAGCACGCCCACGCGCTGGAAGCCCGCCACGGGCTGACCGTCCACGCCCGGCTGGACTTTGAACCGCCGCTGACCCCCGACGCCCAGGCCGCCGCCTACCGCGTGGCGCAGGAGGCGCTGCACAACGTGGTCAAGCACGCCCGCGCGCACAACGTGTGGCTGGAGGTCGCGCAGGACGGCCCGGCCGTGACGGTCCGCATCCGCGACGACGGGCGGGGCTTCGATCCCTCGGCGGCCGGGCGCGGCACGCTGGGCCAGCGCAGCATGCGCGAGCGGGCGGCGGGGGCGGGCGGCACGCTGCAGGTCAGCAGCGTGGCAGGCCAGGGCACCGACGTGACCCTGCGGCTGCCCGCCGCCTCAGCGGCCGCCGTCCACGCGGCGGAGGTCCGGGCATGA
- a CDS encoding DUF4097 family beta strand repeat-containing protein, which produces MTVSPGTRPLPPVLARMALGLLLAGAGALLAWQGVTVRPTPGMGTETTAVNVALDGPLQGDLARTAVLNIDGDRTNLSVGPLPAGSALAVGGQVTHRARNPVQLSASRSAGQTGTQLNFGLTMRVQALERPGVTVASPEPLQHVIDLKASRSLPLTLGTRTLSGDQALDLSALRLRALTVRSVSGDQTVTLPARAGGPFALVSTSGDIAVTAPTGASPEAVRVNTVSGDLNLNLAGAATGTLGAGSAGGDVRLTLPARFSRGTVTTASGDVTVSAPAGTRGNLDIRTQSGEVTLRAAPGLQLRVRFTDRETLSLPAGQPPASAPDLDVFVDAPGDHFTLEPLP; this is translated from the coding sequence ATGACCGTCAGCCCCGGCACCCGCCCGCTGCCCCCGGTGCTGGCCCGCATGGCGCTGGGCCTGCTGCTGGCCGGGGCCGGCGCGCTGCTGGCCTGGCAGGGCGTGACGGTCCGGCCGACGCCCGGCATGGGCACCGAGACCACCGCCGTGAACGTGGCGCTGGACGGTCCCCTGCAGGGCGACCTGGCGCGGACGGCTGTCCTCAACATCGACGGGGACCGCACCAATCTCAGCGTGGGGCCGCTGCCTGCCGGCAGTGCCCTGGCGGTGGGCGGACAGGTCACCCACCGCGCCCGCAATCCGGTGCAGCTCAGCGCCAGCCGCAGCGCCGGGCAGACCGGCACCCAGCTGAACTTCGGCCTGACCATGCGCGTGCAGGCCCTGGAGCGGCCCGGCGTGACCGTCGCCTCGCCTGAACCGCTGCAGCACGTGATCGACCTGAAGGCCAGCCGCAGTCTGCCGCTGACGCTGGGCACCCGCACGCTGAGCGGGGATCAGGCGCTGGACCTTTCGGCGCTGCGGCTGCGTGCGCTGACGGTCCGCAGTGTCAGCGGCGATCAGACTGTAACGCTGCCGGCGCGGGCAGGCGGGCCGTTCGCCCTGGTCAGCACGTCCGGGGACATCGCCGTGACCGCGCCCACCGGCGCCTCCCCCGAGGCCGTGCGCGTCAACACGGTCAGCGGCGACCTGAACCTGAACCTGGCCGGGGCCGCCACCGGCACCCTGGGGGCCGGGAGCGCCGGGGGCGACGTGCGGCTGACCCTGCCGGCCCGTTTCTCACGCGGCACGGTGACCACCGCCAGCGGCGACGTGACGGTGAGCGCGCCGGCCGGCACCCGCGGCAATCTGGACATCCGCACCCAGAGCGGCGAGGTGACCCTGCGCGCCGCCCCTGGCCTGCAGCTGCGCGTGCGCTTCACGGACCGCGAGACCCTCAGCCTGCCCGCCGGTCAGCCGCCCGCCAGCGCCCCCGATCTAGACGTGTTCGTCGATGCGCCGGGGGACCACTTCACCCTCGAACCTCTGCCCTGA
- a CDS encoding response regulator, which produces MSTPLPSTPPVRVLLVDDHAVVRQGLRLFLGLDPDIEVVGEAGNGEEALSEAERLMPDVVVMDLMMPVMDGITATRALRRALPGTEVIALTSTLEEHKVNGAIEAGAISYMLKDASSDTLADAIHAAARGEVRLHPEAARRLVRDFRSAEMRETLTPKETIVLQLIARGRSNRDIAADQGVSEATVKTHVSRLLSKLELDSRTQAALYALKHGIASLDGAEG; this is translated from the coding sequence ATGTCCACCCCACTGCCGTCCACGCCGCCCGTCCGCGTCCTGCTTGTCGACGACCACGCCGTCGTGCGCCAGGGCCTGCGCCTGTTCCTGGGCCTGGACCCCGACATCGAGGTGGTGGGCGAGGCGGGCAACGGCGAGGAAGCCCTTTCGGAAGCCGAGCGCCTGATGCCCGACGTGGTGGTCATGGACCTGATGATGCCCGTGATGGACGGCATCACCGCCACCCGCGCGCTGCGCCGCGCCCTGCCAGGCACCGAGGTCATCGCCCTGACCAGCACCCTGGAAGAACACAAGGTCAACGGCGCCATCGAGGCCGGGGCCATCTCGTACATGCTCAAGGACGCGTCCAGCGACACGCTGGCCGACGCGATCCACGCCGCCGCACGCGGCGAGGTCCGGCTGCACCCCGAAGCCGCCCGCCGTCTGGTCCGCGACTTCCGCAGCGCGGAGATGCGCGAGACGCTGACCCCCAAGGAGACCATCGTGCTGCAGCTGATTGCGCGGGGCCGCAGCAACCGCGACATTGCCGCCGATCAGGGCGTCAGCGAGGCCACGGTCAAGACGCACGTCTCCCGGCTGCTGAGCAAGCTGGAGCTAGACAGCCGGACGCAGGCGGCGCTGTACGCCCTGAAGCACGGCATTGCCAGTCTGGATGGTGCGGAGGGCTGA